The genomic interval CGTGCTCGACAGCGGTGCGTTCGGCCGCGCAGCGGTGCCGTCAGGGGCCTCGACCGGCGCGCACGAGGCCAACGAACTGCGCGACGGCGATACCAAGCGCTATGGCGGCAAGGGCGTGCGGAAGGCGGTCGAATCCGTCAACGGCGAGATCTTCGACGCGCTCTCCGGCATGGAGGCCGAGGAGCAGGTCGCGCTCGACACCGCGCTGATCGAGCTCGACGGCACGCCCAACAAGAGCCGCCTGGGCGCCAACGCCATCCTGGCCGTCTCGCTCGCCGCCGCCCGCGCCGCGGCCGAGGACTGCGGCCTGCCGCTGTACCGCTACCTGGGCGGCCCGCTGGCCAACGTGCTGCCGGTGCCCATGATGAACATCCTGAACGGCGGCGCGCACGCGGCCAACAACGTGGACTTCCAGGAGTTCATGGTGATGCCGGTGGGCGCCGAGACGTTCAGCGAGGGCCTGCGGATGGGCGTGGAGATCTTCCACTCGCTCAAGCAGGTGCTCTCGGCTGCCCGCAAGAGCACGTCGGTGGGCGACGAGGGCGGCTTCGCGCCGGACCTGGCGACGAACGAGGAGGCGCTGGAGGTGATCCTGGAGGCCATCGACCGCGCGGGCTACAAGGCGGGCGACGAGGTGGTGCTGGCGCTGGACGTCGCCAGCTCGGAGATGTACCGCGACGGCGCCTACGTCTTCCACAAGTCGTCCGGAGACCGGCGCACGGCCGCGGAGATGGTGGAGTTCTACCGCGACTGGACGAAGCGCTACCCCATCCGCTCCATCGAAGACGCGCTGGACGAGAACGACTGGGCGGGCTGGAAGCTGCTCACCGATGAGATCGGCGCCGAGACGCAGCTGGTGGGCGACGACCTGTTCGTGACCAACACCGAGCGCCTTGGCCGCGGCATCAAGGAGGGCATCGCCAACGCTATCCTGCTCAAGGTGAACCAGATCGGCACGCTCACCGAGACGCTGGAAGCCATCGAGATGGCGCGCAGGGCGGGCTTCAACGCCGTGATGTCGCACCGCTCTGGCGAGACGGAGGACACCTTCATCGCGGACCTGGCGGTGGCGACGGGGGTGGGGCAGATCAAGACGGGAAGCGCCAGCCGCACCGACCGCGTGGCCAAGTACAACCAGCTCCTCCGCATAGAGGAAGAGCTGGGCGCCGCTGCGCGCTACCCGGGCCGCGCGCTGTGGGGCTGACCCCTCGCGCCGGCCGCCGTCTCGCCGCCGGGGCCCTCCTGGCGGTCGCGGCGTACTATGCCGTGTGGGGCGGAGAGTACAGCGCGTTCGACCTCCTGCGCCTGCGCCGCCAGGGCGAGGAGACGAAGGTGCATCTGGCGCAGACCCGCGCCGAGGTGGACTCGCTTCGCCTGCTCGCGCGCAAGCTGGAGCGCGACGACGCCACCATCGAGCGCATCGCCCGGG from Longimicrobiaceae bacterium carries:
- the eno gene encoding phosphopyruvate hydratase, with product VLDSGAFGRAAVPSGASTGAHEANELRDGDTKRYGGKGVRKAVESVNGEIFDALSGMEAEEQVALDTALIELDGTPNKSRLGANAILAVSLAAARAAAEDCGLPLYRYLGGPLANVLPVPMMNILNGGAHAANNVDFQEFMVMPVGAETFSEGLRMGVEIFHSLKQVLSAARKSTSVGDEGGFAPDLATNEEALEVILEAIDRAGYKAGDEVVLALDVASSEMYRDGAYVFHKSSGDRRTAAEMVEFYRDWTKRYPIRSIEDALDENDWAGWKLLTDEIGAETQLVGDDLFVTNTERLGRGIKEGIANAILLKVNQIGTLTETLEAIEMARRAGFNAVMSHRSGETEDTFIADLAVATGVGQIKTGSASRTDRVAKYNQLLRIEEELGAAARYPGRALWG
- a CDS encoding septum formation initiator family protein; the encoded protein is MGLTPRAGRRLAAGALLAVAAYYAVWGGEYSAFDLLRLRRQGEETKVHLAQTRAEVDSLRLLARKLERDDATIERIARERFGMIAQGELLYRFVEVGPAAAKPAEAASGP